A region of Drosophila mauritiana strain mau12 chromosome 3L, ASM438214v1, whole genome shotgun sequence DNA encodes the following proteins:
- the LOC117140478 gene encoding uncharacterized protein LOC117140478, translating into MALAAAPTAGPSHGGLALTVSSAGGYDGTNQYEENAEHLRQLFSQSKLVSFSIAHIACSAGSSSGDNYMSVVKRVTISQAGKDQDPELAGSEIVTVIVKRQIASLSRRQLYRCEEAFSNEINAYRHLAPLLAAHSRHQLFPVCHIAESQDRRDAEGGEPIIVLQDLKAMGFRMKDRLAGLELSDCLLVMKKLAQLHAASLAAQELESSSFAFHADHLQEIVYCDEATDFYATILDTSVQQALESLGDANADDCLTTPIRLLEELRTNLFENLKQEINATAAAPNSVICHGDLWVNNIMFRSEPEEVIFFDLQAMRKSSPVFDILHFIYTSTRRPLRDVHTDTLLAAYSQTLSEELRHQLEDTTAAERLEELCEAFSLQRLSSDYVRQVHYGLAIGMWILPAVTFDPNNIPNLDVMSEQNLTGKEIKCTQTLTSEYHMRIRELVMEFYELGYLQMQKETL; encoded by the exons ATGGCTTTGGCAGCGGCCCCAACAGCAGGACCTTCGCATGGTGGCTTGGCATTGACCGTGAGTTCGGCCGGTGGCTACGATGGTACCAATCAATACGAGGAGAACGCGGAGCACTTGCGTCAGCTGTTCAGCCAGAGCAAACTGGTGTCCTTTAGCATTGCCCACATCGCGTGCTCCGCGGGCAGTAGCAGTGGCGACAACTATATGTCCGTGGTGAAGCGTGTAACCATCTCCCAGGCAGGAAAGGATCAGGATCCGGAGCTGGCTGGCAGTGAAATCG tcACGGTCATTGTGAAGCGACAAATTGCGAGCCTTTCGCGCCGGCAGCTCTACCGATGCGAGGAGGCCTTTAGCAACGAGATCAACGCCTACCGGCACTTGGCGCCCCTATTAGCTGCCCACAGTCGTCACCAGTTGTTTCCGGTATGCCACATTGCGGAGAGTCAGGATCGGCGGGATGCGGAAGGTGGAGAACCCATCATAGTGCTTCAGGACCTCAAAGCCATGGGTTTTCGCATGAAGGATCGGCTGGCGGGCTTGGAACTGAGCGACTGCCTTCTAGTGATGAAG AAACTTGCACAACTCCATGCTGCCTCGCTGGCCGCTCAAGAGCTGGAATCCTCTTCCTTCGCCTTCCATGCTGATCATCTGCAAGAGATTGTCTACTGCGATGAGGCGACGGACTTTTACGCCACCATTCTAGATACCTCCGTGCAGCAGGCTCTGGAAAGTCTAGGCGACGCCAATGCAGACGACTGCTTGACCACACCCATTCGATTGCTCGAGGAACTTCGTACCAATCTGTTTGAAAATCTAAAGCAAGAGATTAATGCCACTGCGGCGGCTCCAAACAGTGTGATCTGCCATGGTGACCTTTGGGTAAACAATATTATGTTTCGCTCAGAGCCAGAGGAGGTGATCTTCTTCGACCTGCAGGCCATGCGCAAGTCGTCGCCTGTTTTTGACATTCTCCACTTCATTTACACCAGCACGAGGAGGCCACTCAGGGATGTGCACACGGACACCCTGCTGGCCGCCTACTCGCAGACTTTGAGTGAGGAACTAAGGCACCAGCTGGAGGATACAACCGCTGCCGAAAGGCTAGAAGAGCTATGTGAAGCATTCTCCTTGCAGCGCCTCAGTTCGGATTATGTTCGACAGGTACATTATGGGCTGGCTATCGGCATGTGGATCCTTCCAGCTGTTACCTTCGATCCGAATAACATACCCAACCTGGACGTGATGAGTGAGCAGAATCTCACGGGCAAGGAGATCAAGTGCACCCAGACGCTCACTTCCGAGTACCATATGCGCATACGGGAGTTGGTGATGGAATTCTACGAGCTCGGCTATCTTCAGATGCAAAAGGAAACCTTGTAA
- the LOC117141017 gene encoding uncharacterized protein LOC117141017, with protein MPTACQVTLLAGCLLLAMSSVRAQFFYHQALGLPVAHAYEPANPYQGYATADAHPSVVRNAQWESELPAELSKSARFYNDPVIAANLAKESLLTKKEMAVVHREAEKIPREQVYKLFKNAGYLSSR; from the coding sequence ATGCCGACCGCCTGCCAAGTAACGCTGCTCGCTGGATGCCTGCTTCTGGCCATGAGTTCGGTTCGGGCCCAGTTCTTCTACCACCAGGCGCTGGGTCTGCCGGTTGCGCACGCTTACGAACCGGCCAATCCGTACCAGGGATATGCCACAGCCGATGCCCATCCCTCAGTGGTGCGAAATGCCCAGTGGGAGTCTGAGTTGCCGGCTGAGCTGTCGAAGAGTGCGCGGTTCTACAATGATCCCGTGATCGCCGCCAATCTGGCCAAGGAATCACTGCTCACGAAGAAGGAAATGGCAGTGGTACATCGCGAGGCTGAGAAAATACCGCGCGAACAGGTGTACAAGCTCTTCAAGAACGCCGGCTACCTGAGTAGCAGATAG
- the LOC117139647 gene encoding ATP-binding cassette sub-family E member 1: protein MSRRKENEEVDKQTRIAIVSDDKCKPKRCRQECKKTCPVVRMGKLCIEVTPTSKIASLSEELCIGCGICVKKCPFEAITIINLPSNLEKHTTHRYSKNSFKLHRLPIPRPGEVLGLVGQNGIGKSTALKILAGKQKPNLGKYANPPDWTEILSYFRGSELQNYFTKILEDNLKALVKPQYVDQIPKAVRGAVGDLLDKKDERELQTKICEMLDLSHIRDREIAQLSGGELQRFAIAMVCIQNADIFMFDEPSSYLDVKQRLNAALTIRSLLHPTKFIIVVEHDLSVLDYLSDFICCLYGVPGCYGVVTMPFSVREGINIFLDGFVPTENMRFRTESLTFKVSESATEEEIKRMNHYVYPAMVKTLGKFELTVEKGHFSDSEILVLLGENGTGKTTFIRMLAGNLQPDGEVELPMLNISYKPQKISPKFQNHVRHLLHDKIRDAYVHPQFIADVMKPMKIEEIMDQEVQNLSGGELQRVALVLCLGKPADVYLIDEPSAYLDSEQRLVAAKVIKRYILHAKKTGFVVEHDFIMATYLADRVIVIEGQPSVKTTAFSPQSLLNGMNRFLELLGITFRRDPNNFRPRINKNNSVKDTEQKRSGQFFFLEDEACN, encoded by the exons ATGTCGCGCAGAAAGGAGAACGAGGAGGTGGACAAGCAGACGCGTATTGCCATTGTCAGCGATGACAAGTGCAAGCCCAAGCGGTGTCGGCAGGAGTGCAAGAAGACCTGCCCAGTGGTGCGCATGGGCAAGCTCTGCATCGAGGTGACGCCCACGTCCAAGATAGCCTCGTTGTCCGAGGAGCTGTGCATCGGTTGCGGTATTTGCGTCAAG AAATGCCCCTTCGAGGCCATCACAATCATCAACTTGCCCAGCAATCTGGAGAAGCACACAACGCATCGATATAGCAAGAACTCCTTCAAGCTGCATCGTCTGCCCATTCCACGTCCCGGTGAAGTGCTCGGTCTTGTGGGACAGAACGGTATTGGCAAGTCGACCGCTTTGAAGATCCTCGCGGGCAAGCAAAAGCCGAACCTGGGGAAGTACGCTAATCCACCCGACTGGACGGAGATACTTAGCTACTTCCGCGGCTCCGAGCTGCAGAACTACTTCACCAAGATCTTGGAGGACAATCTGAAGGCGCTGGTCAAGCCGCAGTATGTGGATCAGATCCCCAAGGCGGTACGCGGCGCTGTGGGCGATCTTCTGGATAAGAAGGACGAGAGGGAGCTGCAGACTAAGATTTGTGAAATGCTGGATCTATCGCACATCCGTGATCGTGAGATCGCTCAGCTTTCTGGTGGAGAACTGCAACGCTTTGCAATCGCCATGGTGTGCATACAGAATGCAGACATCTTCATGTTCGACGAGCCGTCCTCGTATTTGGATGTTAAGCAGCGTCTGAACGCTGCCTTGACCATTCGATCACTCCTGCATCCCACCAA GTTTATTATTGTGGTGGAGCACGATTTGTCTGTGCTGGATTACTTGTCTGACTTTATATGCTGCCTTTACGGAGTTCCCGGTTGCTACGGTGTGGTTACTATGCCTTTCTCTGTGCGCGAAGGCATCAACATTTTCCTCGATGGCTTTGTGCCCACCGAAAACATGCGATTCCGCACTGAGTCACTTACTTTCAAAGTATCAGAGTCCGCTACGGAGGAGGAGATCAAGCGCATGAACCACTACGTGTATCCCGCCATGGTCAAGACCCTGGGCAAGTTCGAATTGACTGTGGAAAAGGGTCACTTCAGCGACTCTGAGATCCTGGTGCTCCTTGGCGAGAACGGTACAGGCAAGACGACTTTCATTCGCATGCTGGCCGGTAACCTCCAACCCGATGGCGAGGTGGAACTGCCCATGCTGAATATTTCCTACAAGCCGCAGAAGATTTCCCCGAAATTCCAGAATCATGTGCGCCATTTATTGCACGATAAGATTCGTGATGCTTACGTGCATCCTCAGTTTATTGCCGATGTTATGAAACCCATGAAAATCGAGGAAATCATGGACCAGGAGGTGCAAAACCTGTCCGGTGGTGAGTTGCAGCGAGTCGCCTTGGTCCTGTGTCTTGGCAAGCCAGCGGATGTCTACCTCATCGACGAACCCTCTGCCTACTTGGATTCAGAGCAGCGTCTGGTGGCCGCCAAGGTTATCAAACG TTACATTTTGCACGCCAAGAAAACTGGATTTGTGGTGGAGCACGATTTCATCATGGCCACCTACCTCGCCGACCGTGTCATTGTGATCGAGGGTCAGCCTTCAGTGAAGACGACAGCCTTTTCGCCGCAGTCGCTGCTAAATGGCATGAACCGCTTCCTCGAACTGCTTGGTATTACGTTCCGTCGCGATCCCAACAACTTCAGGCCCCGCATCAACAAGAACAATTCAGTCAAGGACACAGAACAGAAACGCTCCGGCCAGTTCTTCTTCTTGGAGGACGAAGCCTGCAACTAA
- the LOC117140477 gene encoding signal recognition particle subunit SRP68 — protein sequence MVVQEDNPNTGDVQEKTESAPVAEPSKIFTVEILHMIKDAQQQHGLRHGDFQRYRGYCSRRIRRLRKALKYPQGDKRHFKRRDVTIGQLTGKKADERFIHIPLICAERAWAYAMQLKQESNTEPRKRFHLVNKLRRACFYALQLQELCNTEAFDARTKLECEAYVAWMHGSLHFELQLWKTAGEHLKRAQVVYENLGKALPDDEQELYRAKVNEFTPNLRYCAYNISGGASGGKIDEILELRAQGLLENLDVLVSQTKTESSEGLQTIDWRGRKVTVRPEKVRLFLLSAQELDKSLAKTTKQDAKIELIERILMDCKDAIQAVRDEIKQDPKLRSLTTGQTVSGVQYLLAYLSYIRHSRTLQRNLCLVEQAKLNFDDPNQQSQQNVGDGKRVRPQDLARLYEIILQNVTEMQQINGLEDDATYQSEVENLAITFKAFRCYYIALTLIDIKKWKEAVALYERASNYATEALKGKTSPEFQLQEELKKVVAAIDGCKFSAHAYSVLEDDNSEESGTTTKSQKTTKPLYERLSLYKEDQSLHTKTPNVFKLTPDMEPIPCKPIFFDLAMTYVEFPSLEDKLESPGKKGASITGFVKGFLGWGGGGNK from the exons ATGGTCGTGCAAGAAGATAATCCAAATACTGGGGACGTTCAGGAGAAGACGGAGAGTGCTCCGGTGGCAGAGCCGTCGAAGATCTTCACGGTGGAGA TTCTGCACATGATTAAGGATGCCCAGCAGCAACACGGCCTGCGCCACGGCGACTTCCAGAGGTACCGAGGATACTGCAGCCGCCGCATCCGTCGATTGAGGAAGGCCCTCAAGTACCCCCAGGGCGACAAGCGCCACTTCAAAAGACGCGACGTGACCATTGGCCAGTTGACCGGCAAGAAGGCGGACGAACGCTTCATCCACATCCCACTGATCTGCGCCGAGCGGGCCTGGGCGTATGCCATGCAGCTGAAGCAGGAGTCCAATACGGAGCCGCGAAAGCGTTTCCATCTGGTCAACAAGCTGCGCAGGGCCTGCTTTTATGCCCTCCAGCTCCAGGAGTTGTGCAAT ACGGAGGCTTTCGATGCGCGCACTAAGCTAGAGTGCGAAGCCTATGTTGCCTGGATGCACGGAAGCCTGCACTTTGAGCTGCAGCTATGGAAAACCGCTGGCGAGCACCTAAAGCGCGCCCAAGTGGTGTACGAAAACCTGGGCAAGGCTCTGCCCGATGATGAACAGGAGCTTTACCGCGCTAAAGTTAATGAATTTACGCCCAATCTGCGCTACTGCGCCTACAACATCAGCGGTGGCGCCAGTGGTGGAAAGATCGACGAGATCCTGGAGCTGCGCGCTCAGGGACTGCTTGAGAATCTTGACGTACTGGTCAGCCAGACGAAGACGGAGAGCAGCGAGGGCCTGCAGACGATCGACTGGCGCGGTCGCAAGGTCACCGTGCGCCCGGAGAAGGTGCGTTTGTTCCTGCTCAGTGCCCAGGAGTTGGACAAGTCGCTGGCCAAGACCACCAAGCAGGATGCTAAGATAGAATTGATTGAGCGTATTTTGATGGACTGCAAGGATGCCATCCAGGCCGTTCGCGACGAAATCAAACAGGATCCCAAGCTGCGTTCGTTGACCACCGGTCAGACCGTATCCGGCGTGCAATATCTACTGGCATATTTGAGTTATATTCGCCATAGCCGTACTCTGCAGCGTAATCTTTGCCTAGTGGAGCAG GCTAAGCTCAACTTTGACGATCCCAACCAGCAGTCTCAGCAAAATGTGGGTGACGGCAAACGCGTCCGACCCCAGGATTTGGCCCGTCTTTACGAGATCATCCTGCAGAACGTGACGGAAATGCAGCAGATAAACGGTTTGGAGGACGACGCCACGTACCAGAGCGAGGTGGAGAACCTGGCCATTACCTTCAAGGCCTTCCGCTGCTACTACATTGCGCTCACACTCATCGACATAAAGAAATGGAAAGAGGCCGTGGCGCTTTACGAACGCGCATCAAACTACGCCACCGAGGCGCTGAAAGGCAAGACCagtccggagttccagctgcAGGAGGAACTCAAAAAGGTCGTGGCCGCCATTGATGGATGCAAGTTCTCCGCCCATGCATACAGTGTGCTGGAGGATGACAACAGCGAGGAGTCCGGAACCACCACCAAGTCGCAGAAGACCACAAAACCGCTGTATGAGCGTTTGTCACTATACAAGGAGGATCAGTCCCTGCACACCAAGACGCCTAACGTATTCAAGCTCACCCCTGACATGGAACCCATACCCTGCAAACCGATTTTCTTTGACCTGGCTATGACCTACGTGGAGTTTCCCTCGCTGGAGGACAAACTTGAATCGCCCGGCAAGAAAGGAGCCTCAATTACCGGCTTTGTCAAGGGATTCCTCGGATGGGGTGGCGGCGGAAACAAGTGA